TTTATTGCGGGATTGAAGTTATGGCTTGTTAAGCCCGGAGCGGTAGGTTTTGCGCGGCTTTGGCTTTGGACGTACCTGATCGTAAATTTCGCGTATTTTCTTTTGTGGCTAGGCTTCGCAAGACACCCAAATTCCCTAAGCCTCGCCCAAATGGGGTGGTATCACGTAGTTGGACCGATACCGTCCTTCGCACTTTGGTACTTCTACTTGGAGCACTCTAAGCGCGTTCATGCCACCTATCTAAGTAGATAGATCAACCAATCTGATGATCGGCCGGGTGCGCCGTCCCCGCGCGGCATTTGCGCGAAAGTGGGATTCCATAAAGTTGAATTGCGAATGCCGTCTCGATCGAAACACGAATTCCATCTTGGGAGTCCTAAACATCTTTCTCATCTACCCTTGCCAAAGACAGGCAAGGATGGAGCACCCACTTTGTTGGAGCCCTAACGATAAAAATCTCGCAAGATTCACAATGGGAGAAGGTGGGCCACCCCGCCCAGGAACAATCCGACGCCATCGCAGTAAAGTTCGAAGTGTCCGGTGGCGGTACGTGCAGATGCGAGTACAGGCAGCGGTGACACAAAGATCACGATGAGGCTGAGAAAGGCGCTCCCTATTCCGAAGCCACTCCTGCTTAGATGCATGGGGCCATGATAACTGTTGAAAAATCGTCGGGTGCCCCATCTGCCAAAGGCTTCGTCCGACCAGTCGCTCAGTGAGCTAGGACGGCCCCCTCGCGGCTAGCACCTTCCACTGTTGTTGGTCCACTCCCACAATCACGAGCCACAATGCCAGCGCTAGTTCGCCCAGCGCTGCCAGAACAACATACTGGAACACAGACTCTGCGAGCGGCGGCCATAAAAAGATTAGCCACAGTACGCCCGCAAGCATCATCCCGGCTCCGATAAGACGCGGCACACATCCCGACTTGTAAACAAGGTAGCCGATCAGCAGGCAATAGAAACCGAAAAACACAAAGCTGATCTCAAAGCACTGGCTGTAGAGCCTGTGCAGCAGGAAAGCGAGCGCGTCGAGTTGAGTGCTATTGAAAACGGTTAAATACTTAGGTCCGCGCAAAATAATCAGCGGAGCGATTTGAAAAAGGCAACTCACCGCTCCCACGATGCACCCGGTGAGGCTGAAAAAGGCCGCCAACAAGGAGACGACTGCGTTGACCGGCCTCAACAGCCAGTACAGCAATCCTGTTACCCCGATATAGCACGCGAACTGCGAGAGATTGAAGGCAAAGCTTAGCAGCAAGAGCGATTCGTGGGAGCGAGTGTTAGCCGCCGTCGCTGCGGCATCGCCAGCTACTACGATCGTGCCCAAAGCGTAGATCGAGATCGCTCCCGTCATCATCTCCAGCAGGTATAAGGTTCCGGCGATCCGCGCTATCCGCCGCGGGTGTTCCAAGATGGCATCTTTCATTAATTGTTGCCTCTTTGTTGCTCTGATTCCGGCCGGGTGCCCCATCCTCGCGCGTCATTTGTGTCTAGTGCCGGGACATACTTTCCAATTTGTTTCGACACATCCTTTCCACTTTTGTTGGTTAAGTAGTCTCACTGGAAAGCCAGCGCGCGACCGCGGTCGCGCGCTGGCTTTCCAGATCGAGCTCGCGGATCATGGTGGAGCAGTAGCAAATTTGCCGTCGCGATTCCACCGACACCACTTGCACCCACTCGCCGATAAAGGCCTTGCCGATCTTCCAGTTTCGTCCTGATAGCGTGATCTTGCCCTGGCAGTCCACCTTCAGCACGTGAGCTTTTTCCGGATACTCCCATCGCGGTGGATGTGGATCATACGGCTTGTTGCTTGGCCGCCAGACACTGGCAGGAGTCTTCATTCCCAACGCTTCGTGCGGTCGTACGTGGTTGTGCTCCCAACGATAGGCGTCCAGCCAAGCTTGCGGAGTCATATCTCGCGTTCCACGCCGTTCCAGTGCTCGTTGCAGCGATCCATGAAACCGTTCTACCTTGCCCTGGGTTTGTGGATGTCGAAAGCCGCTCCAGTGCAGGCGAATGCCCTGGCGCATCAGCCATAACGAGAGATTCGTCGCTCCCAAGGGAGAAGTTGTGCTCCACCACGGCGAACCGTGGTCCATGAGCATGCCTTGTGGCACACCACTTTGTTCAAACGCATGCTCCAGTTTCGTGCGTACCAGATCCCCGCGAGCATGGCCGATCGCGTGCAGAATCACTACGTAACGACTGTGATCATCCAACACCGACAGCGGTCCCACCGGGGTTCCCCAGCGAATCGGACTCTTGAAGTCCATTTGCCACAGTTCGTTGGGCGTCGCTCGTTCAAACCGCTGCGGCGCAGAGCGATGGCGATCTTCGTCGGCTACCATGCCGTGCCGCAGCAGAATGCGATGCACCGTGCTCACTGTGACTTTCACCCTCAGTTGCTGCAGTTGGTGCTGCAGTTTACGCGCTCCCCAATCGGGAAAGCGCTCGCGCATTTCCACTACTTGCCGCTCGATGTTGTCGCTGGTCTTGCGTGGGCTATGATGCGGTCGTCGGCTGCGCTCCGCAATGCCCTCCACGCCTTGCTCGATATAACGCTTCACCCATAACCGACCCGTCGGACCGGAAACTCCAAACTCCTTGTACAAAATCCGAAACGGCTTCTCTTTTCGTATCGCCGCTACCACGAACTGCACTCTTTGTTCTCGAAGATCCATCGCTCTGAAAGGCATCCGTTGGTTCGCTCCCGCGCTCGCTTCGCTCGCGCGGGAGTGTAAAGGATGTCTCGAAACAAATTGGAAAGGATGTCCCGGCACTAGACAAAAGGCAGGCAAGGATGGGGCACCCACTTTGTTGGAGTCCCAGCGACAAAGACTTCGGAAGATTCACAACGGGAGAGGGTCGGCCACCCGCCACGGAATTTAACACCGCGCGCTCGCGAATTGACAATAGCCTCGGCATTTCCAATGCCGCTGACAAACGTAAGCGAACCTCGCAAGAAGCGAGAGAGCGGCGCTGGGCTGGGGGACTGAAAGACGTGAAAAAATCAGTTAGACCGCAGATGATTTCCCTGAACGCGGATGACCTACAGGAAGGATTACGAGATTGCGGAAAGGGTTTACGAGAAAACCGCAAGCGGACGAGTCCGCCACGCGAAACAAGAACTACATAACGCCGGGCGGGCTGCAGCGCCTCAAAGACGAGCACAGATTTCTGCTCATCAGGGAACGCCCGGCCATTGTGGAGGTGGTGGCATGGGCAGCCGGCAACGGTGATCGCAGTGAGAATGCCGATTACAAGTACGGCAAGCGGCGGCTGCGACAGATCGATGGACGAATTCGCTTTCTCGCCAAGCGCATCGAAGCCGCGGAAGTGGTGGACCCGGAAGCTCCGAGAGCGGGGCAGGCGGCGACGAGGACATTCTTCGGTGCGACCGTACGCTATGCCAATTCTGCGGGAGCGGAGCGAGTGGTGAGCATCGTGGGCACGGACGAGGTCGATCTCAACCGCAACCACATCAGTTGGGTTTCCCCTCTGGGGCGCGCGTTGATGAAGTCGGCAGCCGGCGACAGCGTAATTCTCCAGGCGCCGGGCGGTACAGAATATTTGACCGTGCTGGAAGTTGGCTACAAGCGCATTTTCATCGAACCATTCCGTGAACCACCTGGATGCGAAGCCTCGGCAAAGGGACTCCCTCGGCGACGCTAACCCACGGATCAAAGAAGATGGCTCGGTTCCTGCCCTGCGGGTGCCCCATTCTCGCGCGGAATTTGCGCGAGGGTGAGATTCCATAAAGGTTGAGCTGCAAAATGTCGCATCCTACGAATCAAAGACGAATGCCATGGTGGGAATCCTAAACATCTTTCTGCGGGAACTGCGTTGCGCATGAGGTACTTTTGACGGAACTCCAGATGCTGCAGGAATCGCTTAGATTCTCGTGCAGCAACGGAAACAAAGGAGAAGATCAGCATGACGATTGCCCATCGGGCCTCTTGTCTCTTTCTTATTCTTTCGCTCGCGCTCGTGATTCCCGGCTTGGCGAAAACACCGAAGCCGCTGAGCGGGAGGCAATTTGACGCGGTTGCGCGGGCCGCGCTCGCGGCAATGAAGGCGCGTGCCAATGAACTCCATATCAACGGTGTCGCGGTGGTTGCCTTTGCGCCAGGGGAACGCGTTGAAGGCTGGCAATCGCAAATGGCGGTACTCGGGTACATGACGGATCAAAAGAGCGAAAAAGGGAACAATCTTCTCGGAATCGCATATGCCAAGGCGGCCGAGATGGCAGAGACACTCAAAGACAGCGGAACCGCGGGTCGCCAGCCGATGACCGGCGAGTTTGGATGGCAGGGTGGCGTGGTTGCGCGCACCGGACGAGGAATTCTGATCGTCGCATTTAGCGGCGGAAAATCCGAGGATGACGTGCAAGTGTCAAAGGCCGGCTTGGAAGTCATGAAGACGCGGCTCTGAAACGAGCTACTGAGCTTCTAAGCTGTTAGCCAACCGTCAGACGACAGCTTCCGGCTCCCGGCTACCTTCCGGCCAGAACAACGCAGCACCAACATCCGCGCAACACTGAAACAGCTGCTCGCTTGTGGACCTGCTTCGCCGCGTTGGGCTCAACTAGAGAGGCACGGAGCACAGGACGAACAATGAGATAGTTCTTGAATTACGAAATCCGCGGACGGAATCCTGATTCATTCAGGAAGTCGTTGTTCGCTGGTCGTTGACGACTGTCGCCAAGTCCTGATGATCAATTTGAAAGACAATGGCAAGTGTGCCATTCGCTTTTTGCTCCAAAACGTAGGTCGCCAAGGCCTTCACCTGCCTGGCGCAGCCTTTTGAATCAACAACGGTCATCCTCCATTCTGTGTTCGCGAGGAAATATTTAGCGTTTATCGTGCTCGCCTGAACACTGTGCAATTCCGTTTTAGTCAGGCCGATTGAGACGAAATGCGCCTTCATTTTCGGTATGACTTTCAGGAAATCCTCCTTCTTCACTGCCTGGGCCCCGTTTACTCCAGCGAACATGAACGTATCTGCGTACAGCTTGGCGATTGAAGTTACATCCGAAGTCGCATTGGCCTGTTCGTAGTGATCAAAAAACTGTTTGACTGCTTGATTCATTGTTCCCTCGCCTTCGGTTGGCTTGGCTAAGTGATAAGTGCCCGTACAGATGGCATCTGAGACTAAGCGGGCTTTAGTATTATACCATATCTGAAGCAGATTATCAACAGCTAGAATCTTTGGTTCGGAATAGGTGTTCCTGAATCGGGAAAAGGAACGAAAGGAATTTCGTAGGTTTGGGGGTTTCCCTGGTTTATCCCGAGGTTCGGTTCCCGGTCCCGCTCGCTTCATTACGATTCCCCTGGAATAGTGGCGTCAGTTCCCGAGGGCTGACGGCCTCGGAAGTCCAGTTGAAAGTGCCATGCTCGCGCATTTCGCGTGCGGCACGCAAAAAGGCGCCGAGGGCCGCTCGGCAAAGTGCACTGCCGACACTGATCCTCTTTACTCCGAGCGCGGAGAGCTCAGTGATGTCCAACTGAACTCCTTGCAGTCCCATCAGCACGTTGACGGGGCGATCCACGGACTGAACCACAGCAGCAATGTCTTCTCGCGTGCGCAGGCCTGGTGCATAGAGAACGTCTGCGCCGGCATCTTGAAATGCCTGCAGGCGCTTGATCGTGTCGGCGAGATCGGGACGACTCCAGAGAAAATTCTCAGCCCGCGCCGTGAGCATGAAAGGAAAAGAAAGGCCTCGAGCCGCTTCGACGGCCGCGCGTACGCGCTCGGCTGCATGGTGCAGCTCGTAGATGGGATCTTCGCCGCGTGCGGTAGCGTCTTCAATCGATCCACCTACCAGTCCTGCGGCGCCCGCCAGCCGGATGGTCTCAGCGGCAGACTCGGGTGAATCGCCAAAGCCGTTCCCGAGATCACCGCTGACCGGCAACGGGGAAGCGGCCACGATTTCAGACGCGTAGGCTAGAGTTTCCTCGCGACTCAAGGTGTTGTCCTTTCGTCCATGAGAAAAGGCCGAGCCCATGCTGGTTGTGGCAAGCGCCTCAAACCCTAAGTGGGTGAGCAGGCGAGCTGTGCCCGCGTCCCACGGGTTGGGAATAATGAATGCGTTGTCGCGCTGGTGAAGGTCACGGAACTTCTGCGCTTTCGCAATCTGATCAGAACTGTCATGACTCAGCATAACGGCACAAGTATATTGGACAAGCGTATGTTCGAGTCAGGGATCGCAAGCGGGACAGATGGGAAATCCCGGATCGGGAAACTGTAGCGCGCTTCTTCCATATTCGATCAGACATCTACGTCTTTGTATCATGAAGCATGGCAAACATTGACCCAGTTCTGATCGATGTGCCGATGCCTATCCGCACGCCACGGTTGACGATCCGGCCGAAGCAGATCGGCGACGGCGCAATCGTATCCGCTGCGGTGATGGAAACGTGGCCAGAGCTCACCCGATGGATGCGCTGGGCCGAGAATCCAGATATGTTTACAGCCGCACGCATGGAAATCCGTAACCGGCATGTGATGGCCAGCTTTCTGCTGCGGCAAAATATTGAGTTGATCGGAATCGAAATTCGAACTGGGGAAGCGGTAGTTTGGTGCGGCTTTCATGATATCGACTGGCAGGCGCGCCAGTGCGACACTGGCTTTTGGGTGCGAAAGAGCGCTCAACGGCGGGGGATCGCGACGGAAGCTGCCAATGCGCTGGTGCGCTATGCGTTTGGCGCGCTTAGAATGCAGCGGGTTGGGCTAACGCACTCGCGCGGAAATGAAGCGAGCCGCCGAATCGCCGAGAAGCTTGGCTTCACTCTGGAAGGGATGCAGCAGAAGGCCAATTTGCTCCCTGGCGGCAGAACGGAAGACAGGTACTGCTACGCCCGTTTCGATCTTTCCGGAGTTCCTGACTTACAGGTGACTTGGGGACCTTGAGTCCAGCAAACGCGACGAGTTCACCAACCCTCCGACGAATTTCGAAAACAAGGAGACAGACAAATAGCTCCCAAATCAGGAAACTTAATGAGAATAGCGAGGTGGAGTCCTACCTTTTCCACAACCAACTCACGCAGCAACCTGGTGGGACTCGATGGCACGTAGTCGCGAATCATGTTCGAGAAGAAAACCAAGAGTCTATTTCAGTTGTGAGTTGAAAGCTCTTTCACAATGTTTGTGACGAAAGCCTTCGCGTCGCCAAACAGCATCAGGGTGTTTTCCATGTAATAAAGCGGGTTATCGATGCCGGCAAAGCCCGGATTCATGCTGCGCTTGATCACCATCGTGGTGTGTGCCTTCTCCACATCGATCACCGGCATTCCGAAAATGGGACTTGATTTATCCGTCTTGGCCGCCGGATTGGTAACGTCGTTGGCGCCGATCACCAGCGCTACATCGGTTTGTGGTAAGTCGCCGTTGATGTCATCCATCTCCTTCAGGTGGTCGTAAGGCACATCGGCTTCGGCGAGCAGCACGTTCATGTGGCCGGGCATGCGACCGGCGACAGGGTGAATGGCGAACTGCACATCGACTCCGCGCTTGATGAGCGCGTCATACAGTTCCCGGACTTTATGCTGTGCCTGGGCTACCGCCATGCCATAGCCAGGAACGATCACAACCTTGCGCGCGATCTCCAAAATTCCCGCGGCATCCTCGGGTGAGGCGCTGCGCACGGGTCGTTCTTCCTTCGCAGCGGAAGTCGAGGTGGCAACCTGGCCGAACGCTCCGAACAGAACGTTGGTGAAGGAGCGGTTCATCGCCTTGCACATGATGACGGAGAGAATAAATCCGGAAGAGCCATCGAGCGCACCGGCGACGACCAGCACCTTGCTGTTCAGAACAAATCCGAGCAGGGCGGCAGAAAAGCCGGCGTAGGAGTTCAAGAGCGAAATCACCGTTGGCATGTCGGCGCCGCCGATCGGCGTGACCAAAAGGACTCCGAATCCGAGCGCGACGATGACCATAATGGGAAACAACCACGATTGCGCAGGATTGATCACCATGAGGACCGCGAGCAGCAGAGCCAAACCAAGCACGGCAAGGCTCACGATGTTCTGCCCGCGATAGACGATCGGCCGCTGCGGCAGAATCTCCTGCAGCTTGCCGGCAGCGATCAAACTTCCGGTAAACGTTAGCGATCCGATGATTACCTCGAGCCCGATCTCGCCCATTTGAAAGCGGGTCACACGCGGAACACCTACGTAGTATTCGGCGATTCCGATCATCGCCGCCGAAGCTGCTCCGAAGGCATGGCTCAAGGCCGTTCGCTGCGGGACCGCCGTCATCTTCACCAGGCCCAAGGGGATGCCGACGCCGGCGCCGATGATGAGCATGATGATGATCCACTTGTATTGAACGATCTCGGGATTAAACAGAGTCGCCGCGACGGCAATGGCGGAGCCGACTTCGCCGGCGAGCACGCCCCATCGTGCCGTTGTCGGCGAGCTCAGCCACTTGAGCGAAAGAATAAAGAGAATGACTGCGGCGACATAGGCGAAGTCGAGATACTGCTGAACACCGGCGATGGTCATCATTGCTTCGCCTTCCCAGCCTTGAACATGCGCAGCATGCGGTCGGTGATAAAGAAGCCGCCTACCATGTTGCTGAACGATGCAGCGATCGCGATAGCGCCCAGCACGGTCGTCAACGCAGTTTCGTGCCGTCCAGCGATAATGATAGCGGCGACTACCACGATCGCATCGAGCGCGTTGGTCAGCGACATCAGCGGGGTGTGCAGCAGCGGCGAGACCCGCTTGATGAGCTCGAAACCGCAAAATCCCGCCACAATAAAGACATAAACGTTGGAGATAAAATCAGGTGGCATTTGCACTCCTATTGTTCAACTGCCTGGGTCGCAAAATTTGTACCGCGAGTATAGCTGACGAGGTTCGAGGAATGTCATCCGCGAACGAGAAGCTCATGTTGACTCAGATCTTGCGGGTTAGGAAAGAACCTTGTCTGAGTCGGGGAGGTGCTTATAACACTCCCTCAAAATGCATAAGATGGCGAACGTTTACGAATTGGCGATGATTTGCGACCATGTCGCATGTCCCGAATCCGACAGAGCGCACACGTTTTCTTATTCTGTGTCCTGTTCCAGCTTTCTTCTCAAGCCCAAACGAATAACTCAACGCCAACGATTTCCGCCGACGACTACGCGCGCGCGGAAAAGTTCATGCCCTACAACACGACTCCGCTGGTGTTTGGCACGGTGCGTCCATCTTGGCTGAAAGACGATCGCTTCTGGTTTCGCGATGTCACTCCGGAAGGCAGCGAGTTTGTCGTGGTGAATGCGGCCACGGGCAAACGCTCGAGTTTGTTTGAGCACTCGAAGCTCGCGGCTGCTCTGTCGTCTGCCGCGAATGCCAAGTACGAGGCAAAGCATCTTCCATTCGAGCAGGTCGAGCTCTCGCCTGATGGCCAGACGGTCGAGTTCAACCTCAAAGGACGCCGCTGGAAATGCGACGTTCAGGGTACGCAGTGCACGGCGGAAGGAGGACGAGAAAGCAATGGCGATGAACCGCCGCTTCCCCCGGTTCCCGGCGCTCCGCCGATGCGCACGGATGTTCCATCCCCCGACGGCAAGCGCACGGCGTTCATCCGCGATTGGAACTTGTGGATGCGCGACACTGCCACCGGCAAAGAGACTCAGCTCACCACCGATGGTGTGAAAGACTTCGGCTACGCCACCGACAACGCTGGCTGGACACACAGCAACCGCGCAATTCTCGTCTGGTCGCCCGACTCAAAGCACATTGCCACTTTCCAACAGGATCAGCGCGGCGTGGGAGAGATGTATCTTGTGCGGACACAAGTCGGACATCCCACGCTGCAGGCGTGGAAGTATCCTCTCCCCGGCGACGACGTGGTCACGACCATCCAGCGCGTTGTAATCGATGTTGATACTCCACGCGTCGTGCGCTTCCAATTGCCGCCCGATCAGCATCGCGGAACGTTGTGCGATCACCTCGTTTGCCGCGG
This sequence is a window from Terriglobales bacterium. Protein-coding genes within it:
- a CDS encoding DUF4386 domain-containing protein, with protein sequence MGHPAGIRATKRQQLMKDAILEHPRRIARIAGTLYLLEMMTGAISIYALGTIVVAGDAAATAANTRSHESLLLLSFAFNLSQFACYIGVTGLLYWLLRPVNAVVSLLAAFFSLTGCIVGAVSCLFQIAPLIILRGPKYLTVFNSTQLDALAFLLHRLYSQCFEISFVFFGFYCLLIGYLVYKSGCVPRLIGAGMMLAGVLWLIFLWPPLAESVFQYVVLAALGELALALWLVIVGVDQQQWKVLAARGPS
- a CDS encoding IS481 family transposase encodes the protein MDLREQRVQFVVAAIRKEKPFRILYKEFGVSGPTGRLWVKRYIEQGVEGIAERSRRPHHSPRKTSDNIERQVVEMRERFPDWGARKLQHQLQQLRVKVTVSTVHRILLRHGMVADEDRHRSAPQRFERATPNELWQMDFKSPIRWGTPVGPLSVLDDHSRYVVILHAIGHARGDLVRTKLEHAFEQSGVPQGMLMDHGSPWWSTTSPLGATNLSLWLMRQGIRLHWSGFRHPQTQGKVERFHGSLQRALERRGTRDMTPQAWLDAYRWEHNHVRPHEALGMKTPASVWRPSNKPYDPHPPRWEYPEKAHVLKVDCQGKITLSGRNWKIGKAFIGEWVQVVSVESRRQICYCSTMIRELDLESQRATAVARWLSSETT
- the greB gene encoding transcription elongation factor GreB, yielding MRKGFTRKPQADESATRNKNYITPGGLQRLKDEHRFLLIRERPAIVEVVAWAAGNGDRSENADYKYGKRRLRQIDGRIRFLAKRIEAAEVVDPEAPRAGQAATRTFFGATVRYANSAGAERVVSIVGTDEVDLNRNHISWVSPLGRALMKSAAGDSVILQAPGGTEYLTVLEVGYKRIFIEPFREPPGCEASAKGLPRRR
- a CDS encoding isocitrate lyase/phosphoenolpyruvate mutase family protein, with product MLSHDSSDQIAKAQKFRDLHQRDNAFIIPNPWDAGTARLLTHLGFEALATTSMGSAFSHGRKDNTLSREETLAYASEIVAASPLPVSGDLGNGFGDSPESAAETIRLAGAAGLVGGSIEDATARGEDPIYELHHAAERVRAAVEAARGLSFPFMLTARAENFLWSRPDLADTIKRLQAFQDAGADVLYAPGLRTREDIAAVVQSVDRPVNVLMGLQGVQLDITELSALGVKRISVGSALCRAALGAFLRAAREMREHGTFNWTSEAVSPRELTPLFQGNRNEASGTGNRTSG
- a CDS encoding GNAT family protein, which encodes MANIDPVLIDVPMPIRTPRLTIRPKQIGDGAIVSAAVMETWPELTRWMRWAENPDMFTAARMEIRNRHVMASFLLRQNIELIGIEIRTGEAVVWCGFHDIDWQARQCDTGFWVRKSAQRRGIATEAANALVRYAFGALRMQRVGLTHSRGNEASRRIAEKLGFTLEGMQQKANLLPGGRTEDRYCYARFDLSGVPDLQVTWGP
- a CDS encoding NAD(P)(+) transhydrogenase (Re/Si-specific) subunit beta; this encodes MMTIAGVQQYLDFAYVAAVILFILSLKWLSSPTTARWGVLAGEVGSAIAVAATLFNPEIVQYKWIIIMLIIGAGVGIPLGLVKMTAVPQRTALSHAFGAASAAMIGIAEYYVGVPRVTRFQMGEIGLEVIIGSLTFTGSLIAAGKLQEILPQRPIVYRGQNIVSLAVLGLALLLAVLMVINPAQSWLFPIMVIVALGFGVLLVTPIGGADMPTVISLLNSYAGFSAALLGFVLNSKVLVVAGALDGSSGFILSVIMCKAMNRSFTNVLFGAFGQVATSTSAAKEERPVRSASPEDAAGILEIARKVVIVPGYGMAVAQAQHKVRELYDALIKRGVDVQFAIHPVAGRMPGHMNVLLAEADVPYDHLKEMDDINGDLPQTDVALVIGANDVTNPAAKTDKSSPIFGMPVIDVEKAHTTMVIKRSMNPGFAGIDNPLYYMENTLMLFGDAKAFVTNIVKELSTHN
- a CDS encoding NAD(P) transhydrogenase subunit alpha yields the protein MPPDFISNVYVFIVAGFCGFELIKRVSPLLHTPLMSLTNALDAIVVVAAIIIAGRHETALTTVLGAIAIAASFSNMVGGFFITDRMLRMFKAGKAKQ